Genomic segment of Benincasa hispida cultivar B227 chromosome 1, ASM972705v1, whole genome shotgun sequence:
taaattttgtttaaaatgtttcagcaatggcaaattcaatcatacaattgcttGCTTCCGATAAATTTAATAGTGAGGGATATTCAAACTGGAAATCAAACATCAATACGatattagttgtggatgatctgaggtttgtgttgatggaggaatgtcctttGGTTCCCAGTTCAACAGCCAACCAAAATGTTCGGGACATCTATGATAGATGGGTAAGGGCTAATGAGAAAGCTCAGTCTGATATCTTAGCgtgtatatctgatgtactttATAAGAAGCATGAGGTCATACCCACCACCCGTGAGATAATGGCGTCGCTTCAGGAGATATTCGAGCAACCTCATCCTCTATTATacgcatgaaagatggaaccagCATAAGGGAACATGTTCTTGATGTAatggttcattttaatgttgcAGAGGCTCATGGGGCGATGATAAATGAGACGAGTCAAGTAAGCATGATATTAGAATCTCTTCCGGAGAGTTATCTACCATTCAGAAcaaatgctgttatgaacaaaattacttataatcTGACCATGTTGTTGAATGAGTTACAGACAtatcaatcaatgatgaaactaaaggaaaaagaaataaatgttatttcgaAACCTAAGAAGTTTTATAAAGGATCTACGTCTGGAACGAAACCCACTGATGATAAGAAGTTTGTTCCTTCCTCTTTTAAAGACAAAAGCatgcaaatgaagaagaaagaaaaagggaaaaagaaatccactgctaagaaaaacaaaaacaaaactcccaaaagaaaatgtttccattgcggaGAAGTTGGGCACTAGAAACATAACTGCCCAAAGTATTTGGTTGAGAAGAAagtagaaaaggaaaaacaaggtaaatctaatttattagttgttgaaacatgtctagtggagaatacCCACTTTACctagatattggattcaggcgccactaatcatgtttgcacttttctacaggaaactagttcttggagaagactttctgaaCAAGAGacgactttcaaggtgggaatgggtgaagtcatttcagatcaagcagtgggagatgtcaagttgttttttggagacTCTTTTATATTACTTaggaatgtatattatgtacctaagatgaaaaaaaaaattgatctccatttcctgtttgctagaaaatatgtacaggGTATCTTTTAAATGTAATGaattgtttgtttattcaagaggtgttcatatttgttctgtaagacttgaaaataacttgtacatattaaaaccaactgaagcaagagccattttaaatatagagatgtttaaaacgactGAAACTTATAATAAGAAACGAAAAATCTCTCCTaacacctatctttggcacctcagacatggtcacattaatctcaataggattgagagattggtaaaaaaaacgatcatctaaatcaattaaaagatagttctttacctttgtgtgaatcatgtcttgagggaaaaatgactagaagatctttttctgacaaaggacttcgtgccaaagagcctctcgaacttatacattcaaacctatgtggttcgatgaatgttaaagctcgaggaggctatcagtatttcatcagttttattgatgattactctagatatgactacatttacttaatcagtcataagtttgaaactcttgaaaagttcaaagaatttaaggctgagaccaaaaatttgttaagtaaaagaatcaaaacacttcgatctgatctatctagtagatcatggaattcaatcccagctCACAGCACCTGCAACACCACAACAGAACGGTGTTGCAGAAAGAAATCGAACCCTTTTAgatatggttcgatctatgatcaGTTATGCTTAGTTACCTCAATctttttgggggtatgcagtacaaaCTACAGTATTTATTCTAAACGTTGTTCCAtcaaaaaaaattttagaaacaccatatgaattatggaaaTGACAAGaaactagtttacatcattttcgtatctagggttgtccagcacatgtgttggtacaaaatcctaaaaaattagaaacatgttcgaaattatgcctatttgtaggataccccaaagaaacaaaaggagaattgttttatgatccctaagaagataaagtatttgtatcaacaaatgctacgttcttggaagaagatcatataaaaaatcatctacTTCGCAGTAagctaatattgcaagaactgaCCAAAGATGCTATagaaacatcaacaagagttgtttatcaagatggtccatcaacaactgttgtttTCCCGTCATGTCTATCCCAAGAGTTGAGGATGCCTCAACAAAGTGGAAGGGTtatacaagatgatggtttagaggatccattaacctttaagaagacaatggaggatgttgacagggaacagtggataaaagccatggacgatgaaatggagtctacgTACTTCAACtctatctgggaacttgtagataaaccaCACGGGGTTACTGATGTGTTGTAATTGTGATGCAATTATGGAGTTTATTTATGGTGATGAgttatgcattgcacatgcaagttttcctaataagatccaagtataaatgtcactaggtttcctagtaagtccagggttgaacacagggactactgagttaatatgcgacagtaaatttgattcctttgtggtggtgaaaacaaataagttggatggtgatttgtttaagtatatttcctatgcgacggattcgagtaaagagttgatgaaatggagaattacaatgagtatgcaatgaacaggttgagaaggggtttagctaacacttcctaagattgcgttcaagttatgcgatcatgctacacacaaacaacagcatgtcatcttccaatgtaaatgccgcaatttctatttctagaacgcatgcgatgtatacaaaaaagtcgataggacttatgtctaagcctctattcttgtctatgagatgatgaatgatgcactgtGACCGcctactatcatatcctatctctagggtgcatgcgatgcataatagcaaacagaacttattcctaagtttctatctcttgcttatgtgattctaatttgactctcccaagcctagattctatctttagaccacTCTCCCGAGCATCTCTAAAGGGTAAATGACGTATAcctaagacaagatgatcgtatAAAGTGAAGATTtcaagtcatgctagctaagtacttctcaacccattcgaaaatttagctacccatgcgaagtatggagagattgaacataaattgaaatgagatttccattgtctatagattaaatgcagaatacagaataacaatagaattgagagataagaagcccggtagcaatgtcttgcttcccatggccttttacactgtcttttcactcTAACTTTAcccagaagaatatccttgctcttacaagtgttggccctctcttcgTGTGTAGCACTTCCCTATAGTCTTTTGAGTTGTCTAGGAATGATCTCTCagcgtcttcttctcttcgctcatctccgtcttctaagtatgACTATGAACAGATTAACGACTAACTATCTTGTATATGATCTCTATTCTATATGGCGAACTTGttaacgatggtggccttcggtatttatagagcccaagatgaagaagcttttctctctaatgattgcagtGATGgtcggtcattaaatctcctgctctgatacgc
This window contains:
- the LOC120079154 gene encoding uncharacterized protein LOC120079154 → MANSIIQLLASDKFNSEGYSNWKSNINTILVVDDLRFVLMEECPLVPSSTANQNVRDIYDRWVRANEKAQSDILACISDVLYKKHEVIPTTREIMASLQEIFEQPHPLLYA